In bacterium, one DNA window encodes the following:
- a CDS encoding sulfatase encodes QNAVSEGPWTLPAISSIMTGVSPLVHLATEVRSAFPKGLPVLAEYMRKDGYKTAGIGHNPHLVDRFYRGFQFYRFFPQPRPIGVGEFVIRRTFPRWRKVDHSTAALTTKAIRWINTNRKRDFFMWLHYFDPHMPYTPPGSFLPERKPSPRIGKKYQHSVIHTLRAGLFVPTTSEREWIKELYLSEVQYVDDQIGRLMNELKKKQIYDRSLIILTSDHGEEFWEHGGFEHAHTVYNELLRVPLIIKLPEFSHKGRMEPLVPTSAILPTLLDLCGIRSGPHAFSSSSLVSLWNFDDPLFKEEPVISTGQLYFDKKFSLQFNGMKYIRNHVTNREELYDLRSDPSEQVSFAGHDPEKLEEMRSFLREKQRGALGLQSRYHIQGPVQIELTPADLEMLRSLGYVQ; translated from the coding sequence CAGAATGCCGTTTCTGAAGGGCCATGGACTCTTCCTGCTATCAGTTCCATTATGACCGGTGTATCCCCTCTGGTTCATCTTGCAACGGAAGTACGTTCCGCATTCCCCAAAGGACTGCCTGTTTTGGCGGAATACATGCGAAAAGACGGTTACAAGACGGCTGGAATCGGCCACAATCCACACCTGGTCGACAGGTTTTATCGTGGATTTCAGTTCTATAGGTTTTTTCCCCAACCAAGACCTATTGGCGTGGGAGAATTTGTTATCCGGAGAACCTTCCCCCGATGGCGAAAGGTAGATCATTCCACGGCCGCTCTGACCACAAAGGCGATACGTTGGATCAATACTAATAGAAAAAGGGATTTCTTTATGTGGCTCCACTATTTCGATCCCCACATGCCTTACACTCCTCCCGGATCATTTCTTCCTGAAAGAAAGCCATCGCCACGCATCGGCAAAAAGTACCAGCACTCGGTCATCCACACCCTTCGCGCCGGCCTCTTTGTTCCCACCACCAGCGAAAGAGAATGGATTAAGGAGCTGTATCTTAGCGAAGTTCAATATGTGGATGATCAGATTGGTAGGCTCATGAATGAATTGAAAAAAAAGCAAATCTATGATCGTTCTTTGATCATACTAACCAGTGATCACGGGGAAGAATTCTGGGAGCATGGCGGCTTTGAGCATGCTCACACTGTTTATAACGAACTACTCCGGGTTCCTTTGATCATTAAATTACCTGAATTCTCACACAAAGGCAGAATGGAACCACTCGTTCCGACATCAGCCATCTTACCTACTCTCCTGGATCTTTGCGGTATTCGATCCGGTCCACATGCTTTCTCCTCGAGTTCTCTTGTCTCCCTCTGGAATTTTGATGATCCTCTTTTCAAAGAGGAGCCTGTTATCAGCACCGGACAATTATATTTTGATAAGAAATTCTCGCTTCAATTCAATGGCATGAAGTACATACGGAATCACGTTACAAATCGGGAAGAACTTTATGACTTAAGATCCGATCCATCAGAGCAAGTTTCCTTTGCAGGTCATGATCCGGAAAAACTGGAGGAAATGCGAAGCTTTTTGAGGGAGAAACAGAGAGGAGCCCTCGGGCTGCAATCCCGGTACCATATTCAGGGACCTGTGCAAATAGAGCTGACTCCGGCCGATCTTGAAATGCTTCGATCTCTTGGCTATGTACAATAA